Proteins from a single region of Artemia franciscana chromosome 20, ASM3288406v1, whole genome shotgun sequence:
- the LOC136040181 gene encoding uncharacterized protein LOC136040181 isoform X1, translating to MRTYKRKTENGTIPPEVIRQGVQKILEGGKFATVAREMHIPRSTLKRYTQKFLIEGGTSTNDVSEVPLENFIPRYKTRKIFTAEEEKSLENYLIRASQLHHGLSTSEVRKLAFDFAEKLVKDIYHWEEAKTAGKDWLWAFLHRNPTLSLRSPEATSIARATAFNRSVVNAFFDTYESLLRKYSFSACDVWNLDETGPTTVQNPRKIVAEKGKNQVGRITSGERGVLVTMCTALSAQGIAIPPFMIFPRVKYLPHMMKGSLPGSVGVAHPSGWMTGENFVVFLEHFIRHSKPSVERPVLLLMDNHTSHVTIESLELMKKSRIIVLTFPPHTSHKLQPLDRSCYGPFKAYYNAACDTWMTKNLGKSISIYDVAELVGTAFPRALTPTNITSGFRVAGIWPCDRFVFADEEFLAAEVTDRLDPSGIAQRAGSEMFVGQDSGSQSQSEPSSADLQALVGSTSAALRPEVVRPYPKAPPEKGDTIKRKKGRSQVLTDTPVKNALVEELSAKKKRKGETEEKKTSKSSKNTAKEMPRKALFVEADNFSSDSENEMVFDDDSDLDVDMDDCTTEKDEVSVGDFILVEFLGQRVKKYFAGEVKEDTSEGYVVNFLRRKSPSWKFVFPEVADESLVHSFTSY from the coding sequence atgagGACCTAcaagagaaaaacagaaaatgggACCATTCCTCCTGAGGTTATAAGACAAGGTGTGCAAAAAATACTGGAAGGAGGAAAGTTTGCTACTGTAGCCCGTGAGATGCATATCCCCCGATCGACTCTTAAGCGCTACACTCAGAAGTTCTTAATAGAAGGTGGCACAAGCACAAATGATGTCAGTGAAGTACCACTGGAAAATTTTATCCCACGGTACAAAACGCGCAAAATATTTACGGCTGAAGAGGAGAAAAGCCTTGAAAATTATCTTATTAGAGCATCACAACTTCATCATGGACTTTCGACAAGTGAGGTCAGAAAATTAGCGTTTGATTTTGCTGAGAAACTGGTTAAGGATATTTATCACTGGGAAGAAGCAAAAACAGCTGGAAAGGACTGGCTCTGGGCCTTTTTACACCGCAACCCAACACTTTCTCTACGATCTCCAGAAGCGACAAGTATTGCAAGAGCTACTGCCTTTAACAGATCTGTAGTCAATGCTTTTTTTGACACATACGAGTCATTGCTGCGCAAATACAGTTTTTCGGCTTGTGATGTATGGAATTTAGACGAAACTGGCCCCACTACTGTTCAAAATCCAAGAAAAATAGTGGCCGAGAAAGGAAAGAATCAAGTTGGAAGAATTACATCAGGAGAAAGAGGGGTGCTAGTTACAATGTGCACAGCTTTGTCTGCTCAAGGAATTGCCATCCCACCATTCATGATTTTTCCGAGGGTAAAGTATCTTCCTCACATGATGAAGGGATCTCTGCCTGGGAGTGTGGGCGTTGCTCATCCCTCGGGATGGATGACTGGAGAGaactttgttgtttttcttgaacATTTCATCCGCCACAGCAAGCCTAGCGTTGAAAGGCCAGTGCTACTTCTGATGGACAACCACACTAGCCATGTTACCATTGAGTCGCTTGAACTGATGAAGAAGTCCCGCATCATTGTATTAACCTTCCCGCCACACACAAGCCATAAACTGCAGCCGCTAGATCGAAGTTGTTACGGACCATTCAAGGCATACTATAATGCTGCCTGCGACACATGGATGACAAAGAATCTAGGAAAATCCATTTCTATTTACGACGTAGCGGAGCTAGTTGGAACTGCCTTTCCTCGTGCATTGACTCCAACGAATATCACATCTGGATTCAGGGTTGCCGGAATTTGGCCTTGTGATCGTTTTGTGTTCGCGGATGAGGAATTTCTTGCCGCAGAGGTTACTGACAGACTTGATCCCTCTGGTATTGCGCAACGAGCAGGATCAGAGATGTTTGTTGGACAAGATAGTGGAAGTCAATCACAGTCAGAACCAAGTTCAGCTGATCTTCAAGCCCTTGTGGGATCAACGTCTGCTGCACTTAGACCAGAAGTAGTAAGACCTTACCCAAAAGCACCACCAGAAAAGGGTGATACGATTAAACGGAAGAAGGGAAGGTCTCAGGTTCTTACTGACACACCAGTAAAAAACGCTTTAGTCGAAGAACTCTCAGCTAAGAAGAAACGCAAAGGAGAAACTGAGGAGAAAAAAACTAGTAAATCCAGTAAGAACACCGCAAAAGAAATGCCACGTAAGGCACTTTTCGTCGAAGCAGACAATTTCAGCTCAGATAGTGAAAATGAGATGGTCTTTGACGACGATTCCGACCTTGATGTTGATATGGATGACTGTACAACTGAAAAAGATGAAGTCAGTGTTGGTGACTTTATCCTGGTGGAGTTTTTAGGCCAGAgagtgaaaaagtattttgccGGTGAAGTCAAGGAAGACACCAGTGAAGGATATGTAGTCAACTTCCTTCGGAGGAAATCTCCCTCCtggaaatttgtttttcctGAAGTAGCTGACGAATCACTAGTTCACTCATTCACTAGCTATTGA